From a single Mycobacteriales bacterium genomic region:
- a CDS encoding hemerythrin domain-containing protein, which translates to MADIDITTLILAEHDAFRRTFTEIGQLTDPEQVAGRWRDLSERLEVHAAGEEQIFYPELLSEVDDSEGDTEHAVKDHNEIREATRKVDDHEVGSHAWWQAFRDAREATVDHLGEEESDVLPPFRQDVPADKRRDLGMRWVHFLQQHAGTRGLSREEPDPEEYVEEHTP; encoded by the coding sequence GTGGCCGACATCGACATCACCACTCTGATACTCGCCGAGCACGACGCCTTCCGGCGCACCTTCACCGAGATTGGACAGCTCACCGATCCAGAGCAGGTGGCAGGCCGTTGGCGCGACCTGTCCGAGCGGCTGGAGGTGCACGCAGCGGGGGAGGAGCAGATCTTCTACCCCGAACTGCTTTCCGAGGTGGACGACAGCGAGGGCGATACCGAACACGCGGTCAAGGACCACAACGAGATCAGGGAGGCGACCCGCAAGGTCGACGACCACGAGGTGGGCAGCCATGCCTGGTGGCAGGCCTTCCGGGACGCACGTGAGGCGACGGTCGATCATCTGGGCGAGGAGGAGAGCGACGTCCTGCCGCCGTTCAGGCAGGACGTGCCGGCGGACAAGCGCAGGGACCTCGGCATGCGCTGGGTGCACTTCCTCCAGCAGCACGCGGGGACGAGGGGGCTGTCCCGCGAGGAGCCCGATCCGGAGGAGTACGTCGAGGAACATACGCCCTAG
- the selA gene encoding L-seryl-tRNA(Sec) selenium transferase encodes MSLDDPRRRVPRTDVALADPRLTEALGRLGVELVKAAVLQAQALARTGELAPESVVDAAVAALPLRATTLRPVLNATGVVLHTNLGRAPLSAAAVDAVATAAGYVDVEYDLADGSRARRGRGALAALRDAVPDAEDVLVVNNGAAALVLATTALAAGREVVVSRGEMVEIGDGFRLPDLIASTGARLREVGTTNRTHLGDYANAVGPETGCVLKVHPSNFRVEGFTSSVEVEELARLGAPVVADVGSGLLAPHPLLPGEPDARTALRAGAAVVTASGDKLLGGPQAGLLLGREDVVERLRRHPLARALRVDKLTLAALEATLRGPLTPTWAALTADPERLRARCDRLAELVGGHVVASAGAVGGGGAPGQVLPGWAVALPAAFAVRLRVGDPCVVGRVERDRCLLDLRCVSEPDDERLAAAVRACTS; translated from the coding sequence GTGAGCCTTGACGATCCGCGGCGACGGGTGCCCCGCACCGACGTCGCGCTCGCGGACCCGCGGCTCACCGAGGCGCTCGGCCGCCTCGGTGTCGAACTGGTCAAGGCGGCCGTCCTGCAGGCCCAGGCACTGGCGCGTACGGGGGAGCTCGCGCCGGAGAGCGTGGTCGACGCCGCCGTAGCCGCCCTGCCGCTCCGCGCGACGACGCTGCGCCCGGTGCTCAACGCGACCGGGGTCGTGCTGCACACCAACCTGGGACGCGCACCGCTGTCCGCCGCGGCGGTGGACGCGGTGGCCACCGCGGCCGGCTACGTCGACGTGGAGTACGACCTCGCGGACGGCTCCCGTGCACGGCGGGGACGCGGGGCGCTGGCGGCGCTGCGCGACGCGGTGCCGGACGCCGAGGACGTGCTGGTCGTCAACAACGGCGCCGCCGCACTGGTGCTGGCCACCACCGCGCTGGCCGCCGGCCGGGAGGTGGTCGTCAGCCGCGGCGAGATGGTCGAGATCGGCGACGGCTTCCGGCTCCCCGACCTCATCGCGAGCACCGGAGCGCGGCTTCGTGAGGTCGGCACCACCAACCGCACGCACCTGGGGGACTACGCCAACGCCGTTGGTCCTGAGACCGGCTGTGTGCTCAAGGTGCACCCGAGCAACTTCCGGGTCGAGGGCTTCACCAGCTCGGTCGAGGTCGAGGAGCTGGCCCGGCTGGGCGCCCCCGTCGTGGCCGACGTCGGCAGCGGGCTGCTCGCCCCCCACCCGCTGCTACCGGGCGAGCCGGACGCGCGTACCGCGCTCCGGGCCGGCGCCGCCGTCGTCACCGCCAGCGGGGACAAGCTGCTCGGCGGCCCGCAGGCCGGCCTGCTGCTCGGGCGCGAGGATGTCGTCGAGCGGCTGCGTCGCCACCCGCTGGCCCGTGCGTTGCGGGTCGACAAGCTGACGCTGGCCGCGCTGGAGGCGACGCTGCGTGGTCCGCTGACACCGACGTGGGCCGCGTTGACGGCCGATCCGGAGCGGCTGCGGGCGCGGTGTGACCGGCTGGCCGAGCTGGTCGGCGGCCACGTCGTCGCGAGCGCCGGGGCAGTCGGCGGCGGGGGCGCCCCGGGGCAGGTGCTGCCCGGCTGGGCCGTCGCGCTGCCCGCCGCCTTCGCCGTCCGGCTGCGTGTCGGCGACCCCTGCGTCGTCGGCCGGGTCGAGCGGGACCGCTGCCTGCTGGACCTGCGCTGCGTGTCCGAGCCCGACGACGAACGGCTGGCCGCGGCCGTACGCGCATGCACGTCGTAG
- the selB gene encoding selenocysteine-specific translation elongation factor — protein MHVVATAGHVDHGKSTLVRALTGMEPDRWAEERRRGMTIDLGYAWTELPSEQVLGFVDVPGHQRFIGNMLAGLGPAPAVLVVVAADEGWRRQSGEHLAAVHALGLTAGLLAVTRSDLADPGPATDQALTQLRRSSLGEVDAVAVSGVTGEGVEDLRAALDRLVATLPAPDTTSPVRLWVDRSFTVRGSGTVVTGTLAAGTLRVGDELQLRGRSVRVRGLQSLGASYDEVPAVARVAVNLRGLEREEVVRGDTLLTPGAWRETAGMDVRLTADPRSMPSELVLHVGSTGVAVRVRPLGEDTARLVLHRPLPLRPGDRALLRDPGAQAVTSGVLVLDVDPPELRRRGAAADRAQTLAGAGGVPDLAAEVARRGAVRSSELASLGVPLDDLTAVRVEGDWLVDLRQWQAWTAGLARAVDAHAAAAPLEAGLPAEAARQALALPDARLLPGLLAAAGLEAAAGRLRRPGTTPSLGVAEAAVAELEARLKENPFAAADSPDLDALRLGPRELAAAERAGRLLRIGGDVVLLPDGPARAMRVLAGLPQPFTLSAARQALGTTRRVAVPLLEHLDGRGWTRRVDDRLREVRRGG, from the coding sequence ATGCACGTCGTAGCCACCGCCGGTCACGTCGACCACGGCAAGAGCACGCTGGTCCGCGCCCTGACCGGGATGGAACCGGATCGGTGGGCGGAGGAGCGCCGGCGTGGCATGACCATCGACCTCGGGTACGCCTGGACCGAGCTGCCGTCCGAGCAGGTTCTCGGCTTCGTGGACGTGCCGGGGCATCAGCGGTTCATCGGCAACATGCTCGCGGGCCTCGGTCCGGCGCCGGCCGTGCTCGTGGTCGTCGCTGCCGACGAGGGCTGGCGCCGCCAGTCCGGCGAGCACCTTGCCGCGGTGCACGCCCTCGGGCTGACCGCCGGACTGCTCGCCGTCACCCGCAGCGACCTGGCCGATCCCGGTCCGGCGACCGACCAGGCGCTGACGCAGCTACGGAGGTCCAGCCTCGGGGAGGTGGATGCGGTCGCCGTGTCGGGCGTGACCGGCGAGGGCGTCGAGGACCTCCGCGCCGCGCTCGACCGGCTGGTCGCGACGCTGCCCGCACCGGACACGACCTCACCGGTTCGCCTCTGGGTGGACCGTTCGTTCACCGTCCGCGGCAGCGGAACGGTCGTCACCGGCACGCTCGCCGCCGGCACCCTGCGGGTCGGCGACGAGCTCCAGCTCCGCGGTCGCAGCGTCCGGGTACGTGGGCTGCAGAGTCTCGGAGCGTCGTACGACGAGGTGCCGGCGGTGGCCCGCGTCGCGGTGAACCTGCGCGGTCTGGAGCGGGAGGAGGTCGTGCGCGGCGACACGCTGCTCACGCCGGGCGCCTGGCGCGAGACGGCGGGGATGGACGTCCGCCTCACGGCTGATCCCCGCTCGATGCCGTCGGAACTGGTGCTGCACGTCGGCTCGACCGGTGTCGCGGTTCGGGTGCGGCCGCTCGGCGAGGACACCGCCCGGCTGGTGCTGCACCGGCCGCTGCCGTTGCGCCCGGGTGACCGGGCGCTGCTGCGCGACCCCGGTGCGCAGGCGGTCACCTCGGGCGTGCTCGTGCTCGACGTCGACCCGCCGGAGCTACGCCGGCGCGGTGCGGCCGCCGACCGGGCGCAGACCCTGGCGGGAGCCGGTGGCGTGCCTGACCTCGCCGCCGAGGTGGCCCGCCGGGGAGCGGTCCGGAGCTCGGAGCTGGCGTCGCTCGGCGTACCGCTGGACGACCTCACGGCGGTCCGGGTCGAGGGGGACTGGCTGGTGGACCTCCGGCAGTGGCAGGCCTGGACCGCCGGGCTGGCGCGAGCCGTCGACGCCCACGCCGCGGCCGCACCGCTCGAGGCCGGTCTGCCCGCGGAGGCTGCCCGGCAGGCACTCGCGCTCCCGGACGCCCGCCTGCTGCCGGGCCTGCTGGCCGCCGCGGGGCTCGAGGCCGCTGCCGGCCGGCTGCGGCGTCCCGGCACGACACCGAGCCTGGGTGTGGCCGAGGCGGCGGTGGCTGAGCTCGAAGCCCGCTTGAAGGAAAACCCTTTTGCCGCAGCCGACTCGCCGGACCTGGACGCGCTGCGTCTCGGGCCGCGCGAGCTGGCTGCCGCCGAGCGCGCCGGCCGGTTGCTGCGGATCGGCGGCGACGTCGTGCTCCTCCCGGACGGCCCGGCCCGCGCCATGCGGGTGCTCGCCGGCCTGCCCCAGCCCTTCACCCTCAGCGCTGCGCGACAGGCGCTGGGCACCACGCGGCGGGTCGCCGTACCCCTGTTGGAGCACCTGGACGGCCGTGGCTGGACGCGTCGGGTGGACGACCGCCTGCGGGAGGTCCGGCGCGGAGGCTAG
- a CDS encoding MBL fold metallo-hydrolase, which produces MAARIEHLVTSGTFSLDGQTFAVDNNVWLLGNDDEVLVIDAPHDPEAIEAAIGDRTVVAVACTHAHDDHVRYAPELAERLTTEVLLHPDDRVLWDLVHSRHEPDGPLREGQVLHVAGTRVHVLHTPGHAPGAVCLSVPDLGVVFSGDTLFSGGPGATGRSYSDYPTILDSIRTRLFTLPPETRVLTGHGDETTVRAEAPSYDEWVKKIDG; this is translated from the coding sequence ATGGCCGCGCGTATCGAGCACCTCGTGACCAGCGGCACCTTCAGCCTCGACGGGCAGACCTTCGCGGTCGACAACAACGTGTGGCTGCTCGGCAACGACGACGAGGTGCTCGTCATCGATGCGCCGCACGACCCGGAGGCGATAGAGGCCGCGATCGGCGACCGCACGGTGGTGGCGGTCGCCTGCACGCATGCGCACGACGACCACGTCCGCTACGCACCGGAGCTCGCCGAGCGACTGACGACCGAGGTTCTGCTGCACCCGGACGACCGGGTCCTGTGGGACCTCGTGCACTCACGGCACGAACCGGACGGCCCGCTGCGCGAGGGTCAGGTGCTCCACGTCGCCGGCACACGTGTGCACGTGCTGCACACCCCCGGTCACGCGCCCGGTGCCGTCTGCCTGTCGGTGCCCGATCTCGGCGTCGTCTTCAGCGGCGACACGCTCTTCTCCGGCGGGCCGGGGGCGACCGGGCGCAGCTACAGCGACTACCCGACGATCCTCGACTCGATCAGGACCCGGTTGTTCACCCTCCCGCCGGAGACCCGGGTGCTGACCGGGCACGGGGACGAGACGACGGTCCGCGCGGAGGCCCCCTCGTACGACGAGTGGGTCAAGAAGATCGACGGCTGA
- a CDS encoding MFS transporter gives MSVPARPVPSDMADLGSTAVRTPLTEDALLQRRASRWIDRWEPEDPQFWSAVGARTAKRNLVFSILSEHVGFSVWVLWSVMVLFMPEPVWGFTVTDKFLLTTTPALVGAFVRLPYTFAIAKFGGRNWTVVSALLLLVPALLAVVLLQPGVSLATLLLVTAVAGVGGGNFASSMANINNFYPQHLKGRALGLNAGGGNLGVAAVQVVGALVLLAHGPDTDPRVMLYLYIPLVVVVSALAWSRMDNLTVATNDRGAMREVSRHRHTWIISLLYIGTFGSFIGFGFAFGQVLAAAGADRPIYYVWLGAFAGSLIRPVGGLLADRYRGSTVTFWNFLAMTAAATVVLAAARSDSIPLLACSFTVLFALTGIGNGSVYKMIPAIFHAETMGSVASGGGRTSSQDRRLASALVGLAGAVGAFGGVLVQIAFRESFLAYGDGTAAYVVFMAFYLACAALTWVVYLRPSSRRLVGV, from the coding sequence GTGAGCGTGCCCGCGCGCCCCGTACCCAGCGACATGGCCGATCTCGGCAGCACCGCTGTCAGGACACCGCTGACCGAGGACGCGCTGCTGCAGCGCCGGGCCTCCCGGTGGATCGACCGCTGGGAGCCCGAGGACCCGCAGTTCTGGTCGGCCGTCGGCGCCCGGACCGCGAAGCGGAATCTGGTCTTCTCGATCCTGTCCGAGCACGTGGGCTTCTCCGTCTGGGTGCTGTGGTCGGTGATGGTGCTGTTCATGCCCGAGCCGGTCTGGGGCTTCACCGTCACCGACAAGTTCCTGCTGACGACGACACCTGCGCTGGTCGGCGCCTTCGTCCGGCTGCCCTACACGTTCGCTATCGCCAAGTTCGGCGGCCGCAACTGGACCGTCGTGTCGGCCCTGCTGCTGCTGGTCCCGGCGCTGCTCGCGGTGGTTCTGCTCCAGCCTGGGGTGTCTCTTGCGACGCTGCTCCTGGTGACGGCCGTCGCCGGGGTCGGCGGCGGCAACTTCGCCTCGTCGATGGCCAACATCAACAACTTCTATCCGCAGCACCTCAAGGGGCGGGCGCTCGGTCTGAATGCCGGCGGCGGCAACCTGGGCGTCGCCGCCGTGCAGGTGGTCGGCGCGCTGGTGCTGTTGGCTCACGGGCCGGACACCGACCCGCGGGTGATGCTCTACCTCTACATCCCGCTCGTCGTGGTGGTGTCCGCACTCGCCTGGTCCCGGATGGACAACCTCACCGTGGCCACCAACGACCGCGGCGCCATGCGCGAGGTGAGCCGGCACCGGCACACCTGGATCATCTCCCTGCTCTACATCGGGACCTTCGGCTCGTTCATCGGCTTCGGCTTCGCCTTCGGACAGGTGCTGGCCGCCGCGGGCGCCGACCGGCCGATCTACTACGTCTGGCTCGGTGCCTTCGCGGGCTCACTGATCCGCCCGGTGGGCGGCCTGCTCGCCGACCGCTACAGGGGCTCCACCGTGACCTTCTGGAACTTCCTTGCCATGACAGCGGCCGCGACCGTGGTGCTGGCCGCGGCGAGGTCGGACTCCATCCCGCTGCTGGCCTGCTCCTTCACGGTGCTGTTCGCGCTCACCGGCATCGGGAACGGCTCGGTCTACAAGATGATCCCGGCGATCTTCCATGCCGAGACGATGGGGAGCGTCGCGTCCGGCGGCGGACGGACGAGTTCACAGGACCGCCGGCTGGCCAGTGCACTGGTCGGCCTCGCCGGGGCGGTGGGCGCGTTCGGCGGGGTGCTGGTGCAGATCGCGTTCCGCGAGTCGTTCCTGGCCTACGGCGACGGCACCGCGGCGTACGTGGTCTTCATGGCCTTCTACCTGGCCTGCGCGGCCCTCACCTGGGTGGTCTACCTGCGGCCGTCGAGCAGGCGCCTCGTCGGCGTCTGA
- a CDS encoding uroporphyrinogen-III synthase, with the protein MTEATTDASPLAGFTVAVTAARRREELTSLLVRRGARVVEAPAIRILPTHDDEELLAVTRACVATAPDVVVVTTGIGFRGWMEAADGWGLGESLRACLTVAELLTRGPKATGAVRAAGLAETWSPASEATDEVLARLLAKGVQGRRVAVQLHGEPLPEFTAALRSAGADVLEIPVYRWLPAEDIRPLRRLVEQVVAGAVDCVTFTSAPAVASLLTTAREDGREGALVQALTGPVLAAAVGPVTAAPLERLGVPTVQPERARLGALVRTVVEQLPARRTRTVQAAGHRLELRGHAVVVDGVPVQLTARQTGVLAALVDSGGRVLSRPELLRTAWRDEPADEHAVEMTVARLRTALGPAGAVVQTVVKRGYRLAAVDA; encoded by the coding sequence TTGACCGAGGCGACCACCGATGCTTCACCCCTGGCGGGCTTCACGGTCGCGGTGACCGCTGCCCGGCGGCGGGAGGAGCTGACCTCGTTGCTGGTGCGGCGGGGTGCCCGGGTCGTGGAGGCGCCGGCGATCCGCATCCTGCCGACGCACGACGACGAGGAGCTGCTCGCCGTGACGCGGGCCTGCGTGGCCACTGCCCCGGACGTCGTGGTCGTGACCACCGGCATCGGTTTCCGTGGCTGGATGGAGGCGGCGGACGGCTGGGGGCTCGGGGAGTCCTTGCGGGCCTGTCTGACTGTCGCCGAGCTACTCACCCGCGGGCCCAAGGCCACGGGCGCCGTCCGCGCTGCCGGCCTGGCGGAGACCTGGTCCCCGGCCTCCGAGGCCACCGACGAGGTGCTGGCCCGGCTGCTGGCCAAGGGGGTGCAGGGGCGGCGGGTGGCCGTGCAGTTGCATGGTGAGCCGCTGCCTGAGTTCACCGCGGCTCTGCGCTCGGCGGGCGCCGACGTCCTCGAGATCCCGGTCTACCGCTGGCTTCCCGCCGAGGACATCCGCCCGCTGCGGCGTCTCGTCGAGCAGGTCGTGGCCGGAGCCGTCGACTGCGTCACCTTCACCAGCGCACCGGCCGTGGCCAGTCTGCTCACCACCGCCCGCGAGGACGGCCGCGAGGGCGCGCTCGTCCAGGCGCTGACCGGGCCCGTGCTGGCGGCGGCCGTCGGACCGGTGACCGCCGCACCGCTCGAGCGGCTCGGCGTACCGACCGTGCAGCCGGAACGGGCCCGGCTCGGGGCGCTGGTGCGCACGGTGGTCGAGCAGCTGCCGGCCCGTCGCACCCGGACGGTCCAGGCGGCCGGTCACCGACTCGAGCTGCGCGGCCACGCGGTGGTGGTCGACGGTGTCCCGGTCCAGTTGACCGCGCGGCAGACGGGAGTGCTGGCGGCCCTGGTGGACAGTGGCGGCCGGGTCCTGTCGCGGCCGGAGTTGCTACGCACCGCCTGGCGTGACGAACCGGCCGACGAGCATGCCGTGGAGATGACCGTCGCGCGGCTCCGGACGGCGCTCGGACCCGCAGGCGCCGTCGTGCAGACGGTCGTCAAGCGCGGCTACCGGTTGGCGGCCGTCGACGCCTGA
- a CDS encoding molybdopterin oxidoreductase family protein, whose product MPSSLLPSTTTSTHCPYCALQCAMTLTPVDRGAVVESGPGGLCHKGWTSAALLDSPRRLSDPLVRDGRHGRLREATWEEALDRAADGFRRAQAERGADAVAVFGGGGLTNEKAYLLGKFARVVLRTSQIDYNGRFCMSSAAAGALRAFGLDRGMPFPLSDLADADCVVLVGSNLAETMPPVVQHLSRQRAAGGNLVVIDPRRTPTAAAATLHLQPQPSTDLALANGLLFLAIESGFVDEAYVAARTTGWEAVRRTVSAYWPARVERLTGVAEPDLRTAARLLGEAGRALVLTARGAEQHAHGTDTVSAWIDLALALGLPGTPGSGWGCLTGQGNGQGGREHGQKADQLPGYRRLDDPAARAHVAAVWDIDPDDLPVPGRSAYELLDALGTPDGPSALLLMGSNPLVSAPRAGHVQKRLAALDHLVVADVVLSETAATADVVLPVAQWAEEGGTTTDLQGRVLLRRRALHPPAGVRTDLEVLAGLAGRLGSTAAFPTDPAAAFDELRRASAGGAADYAGISHDRLAAGEVLHWPCPHERHPGTPRLFLDAFATPDGRARFVPVEQPDPVEPVDANWPLLLTTGRVAAHYQSGAQTRRIDALNHTTPAPFVEVHPFLAERLEVQDGERVRVSTRRGEAVVRARLTDTLRPDTVFVPFHWAGRGRANLLTSDALDPVSKMPSFKTCAARIDRLVEAAR is encoded by the coding sequence GTGCCCTCCTCACTGCTGCCGTCCACGACGACCTCCACCCACTGCCCCTACTGCGCGCTGCAGTGCGCCATGACCCTGACCCCGGTCGATCGGGGAGCGGTCGTCGAATCCGGCCCCGGTGGGCTCTGTCACAAGGGCTGGACCTCGGCCGCCCTGCTGGACTCGCCGCGCCGGCTGTCCGACCCGCTGGTCCGGGACGGCCGACACGGCCGGCTGCGGGAGGCGACGTGGGAGGAGGCGCTCGACCGCGCTGCCGACGGCTTTCGCAGGGCGCAGGCCGAGCGGGGGGCCGACGCCGTGGCTGTCTTCGGCGGTGGCGGGCTCACCAACGAGAAGGCCTACTTGCTCGGCAAATTCGCGCGAGTGGTGCTGCGGACGTCCCAGATCGACTACAACGGCCGCTTCTGCATGAGCAGTGCCGCTGCGGGCGCGCTGCGCGCCTTCGGCCTGGACCGCGGGATGCCCTTCCCGCTGAGCGACCTGGCCGACGCCGACTGCGTGGTGCTGGTCGGCAGCAACCTCGCGGAGACGATGCCGCCGGTCGTGCAGCACCTGTCCCGCCAGCGCGCCGCCGGCGGCAACCTGGTGGTCATCGACCCCCGGCGGACACCCACCGCTGCCGCTGCCACGCTGCACCTGCAGCCGCAGCCGAGCACCGACCTCGCACTCGCCAACGGCCTGCTGTTCCTCGCGATCGAGTCGGGCTTCGTGGACGAAGCCTACGTCGCCGCGCGCACCACCGGCTGGGAGGCGGTACGTCGGACGGTCTCGGCCTACTGGCCCGCGAGGGTCGAGCGGCTGACCGGGGTCGCGGAGCCGGACCTGCGGACCGCGGCACGGCTGCTGGGTGAGGCCGGCCGGGCGCTGGTCCTGACCGCACGCGGGGCCGAGCAGCACGCGCACGGCACCGACACCGTCAGCGCCTGGATCGACCTGGCGCTGGCGCTGGGGCTTCCCGGCACGCCCGGCTCGGGCTGGGGCTGCCTGACCGGCCAGGGCAACGGTCAGGGCGGTCGTGAGCACGGGCAGAAAGCCGACCAGCTGCCCGGCTACCGCCGACTGGACGATCCCGCGGCGCGGGCACACGTCGCCGCCGTCTGGGACATCGACCCGGACGACCTGCCCGTCCCCGGCCGGTCGGCGTACGAACTCCTCGACGCCCTCGGCACGCCGGACGGACCGTCGGCCCTGCTGTTGATGGGCAGCAACCCGCTGGTCAGCGCGCCGCGCGCAGGGCACGTGCAGAAGCGGCTGGCGGCGCTGGACCACCTGGTCGTCGCGGATGTCGTGCTCTCCGAGACCGCCGCCACGGCCGACGTCGTGCTGCCGGTGGCCCAGTGGGCAGAGGAGGGCGGCACGACCACCGACCTGCAGGGCCGGGTGCTGCTGCGTCGCCGCGCGCTCCACCCCCCGGCCGGCGTCCGTACCGACCTGGAGGTGCTGGCCGGACTGGCCGGGAGGCTCGGCTCGACGGCGGCGTTCCCCACCGACCCGGCTGCGGCCTTCGACGAGCTGCGGCGGGCCAGCGCGGGAGGGGCGGCCGACTACGCCGGCATCAGCCATGACCGGCTGGCGGCGGGTGAGGTGCTGCACTGGCCCTGCCCACACGAGCGGCATCCGGGCACTCCGCGGCTGTTCCTCGACGCCTTCGCCACGCCGGACGGCCGCGCGCGCTTCGTCCCGGTCGAACAGCCGGATCCGGTCGAGCCGGTGGACGCAAACTGGCCACTGCTGCTGACGACCGGGCGGGTGGCGGCGCACTATCAGTCGGGCGCGCAGACCCGGCGCATCGACGCCCTGAACCACACGACACCGGCACCGTTCGTCGAAGTGCACCCCTTCCTCGCCGAACGGCTCGAGGTCCAGGACGGCGAGCGGGTCCGGGTGAGCACCCGGCGCGGCGAGGCGGTGGTGCGGGCGCGCCTGACGGACACGCTGCGCCCGGACACCGTCTTCGTGCCGTTCCATTGGGCCGGTCGTGGTCGGGCCAACCTGCTCACCAGCGACGCCCTGGACCCGGTGTCGAAGATGCCGTCGTTCAAGACCTGTGCGGCGCGGATCGACCGGCTCGTCGAGGCCGCCCGGTGA
- a CDS encoding FAD-dependent oxidoreductase has protein sequence MTRVVVVGNGMAGARLVDELVRRDSQVEVTVFGAENRPAYNRILLSDVLAGKRRQDEIALTAVSNRVVQRLGTVVTRLDRAARRVHADDGSSTPYDALVLATGSTALVPPVQGIAGPDGRLLQGVHVFRTLDDCEAITAAAGRARRAIVVGGGLLGLEAARGLLACGLQVDVVEGAGHLMEVQLDPAGGAVLRRAVESLGVGVHLGAFAAGVTGGRSVTGLRLGDGRHVEGDLVVLACGIRPQVDLARSSDLAVDRAVLVDDMLRTSDPHVYALGECAQHRGSVYGLVAPAWEQAAVLADVLTGRPASYTGSRLVTRLKAMDLEVAAMGEKAPEPADSGDGLEVLTFTDPARHVYKKVVVRDGVVTGALLLGDLSSAGTVTQAFDRATPLPADRLHLLFAGVGRAGQVDAKDLADDAVVCTCNAVTAAAVRSCAADGCRTVADVACATRATTGCGSCTPSVRRLVETTPSTPVLVPERRSA, from the coding sequence GTGACGCGCGTCGTGGTCGTCGGCAACGGGATGGCCGGCGCGCGCCTGGTCGACGAACTGGTCCGCCGCGACAGCCAGGTCGAGGTGACCGTCTTCGGTGCGGAGAACCGCCCGGCCTACAACCGGATCCTGCTGTCCGACGTGCTGGCCGGAAAACGCCGGCAGGACGAGATCGCCCTGACCGCGGTGTCGAACCGCGTGGTGCAGCGGCTGGGCACCGTCGTGACCCGGCTCGACCGCGCCGCACGCAGGGTGCACGCCGACGACGGGAGCAGCACGCCGTACGACGCCCTGGTCCTGGCCACCGGCTCGACCGCGCTGGTCCCGCCGGTGCAGGGGATCGCCGGGCCGGACGGACGTCTCCTGCAGGGCGTCCACGTCTTCCGGACGCTGGACGACTGCGAGGCGATCACCGCTGCAGCCGGCCGGGCGAGGCGGGCCATCGTCGTCGGTGGCGGTCTGCTCGGGCTGGAGGCGGCCCGGGGGCTGCTGGCCTGTGGACTCCAGGTGGACGTGGTCGAGGGCGCCGGTCACCTGATGGAGGTGCAGCTGGACCCGGCCGGTGGAGCGGTGCTGCGCCGGGCGGTGGAGTCACTCGGTGTGGGCGTGCATCTCGGCGCGTTCGCCGCCGGTGTGACCGGCGGCAGGTCGGTCACCGGGCTGCGCCTCGGCGACGGGCGGCACGTCGAGGGCGACCTGGTCGTGCTGGCCTGCGGCATCCGCCCGCAAGTCGATCTCGCCCGTTCGTCGGACCTGGCCGTGGACCGGGCGGTGCTCGTCGACGACATGCTGCGCACGAGCGACCCGCACGTCTACGCCCTCGGGGAGTGCGCGCAGCACCGCGGCAGCGTCTACGGGCTCGTCGCGCCCGCCTGGGAGCAGGCCGCCGTGCTCGCCGACGTGCTGACCGGTCGCCCCGCGTCCTACACCGGCTCGCGGCTGGTCACGCGGCTCAAGGCGATGGACCTGGAGGTCGCCGCCATGGGGGAGAAGGCACCGGAGCCGGCCGACTCCGGTGACGGCCTCGAGGTGCTGACCTTCACCGACCCGGCGCGGCACGTCTACAAGAAGGTGGTGGTGCGCGACGGCGTCGTGACCGGCGCCCTGCTGCTCGGCGACCTGTCCAGCGCCGGGACCGTCACGCAGGCCTTCGACCGTGCGACACCGCTGCCGGCCGACCGGCTGCACCTGCTGTTCGCCGGTGTCGGCCGGGCCGGCCAGGTCGACGCGAAGGACCTGGCCGACGACGCCGTCGTCTGCACCTGCAACGCGGTCACGGCCGCGGCCGTCCGCAGCTGCGCTGCCGACGGCTGCCGCACGGTCGCCGACGTCGCCTGCGCCACCCGGGCCACCACCGGCTGCGGCAGCTGCACCCCCTCGGTCCGGCGCCTGGTCGAGACGACCCCCTCGACACCCGTGCTCGTCCCGGAAAGGAGAAGCGCATGA